The Bemisia tabaci chromosome 5, PGI_BMITA_v3 genome includes a window with the following:
- the LOC109040837 gene encoding ubiquitin-conjugating enzyme E2 Q2, with protein sequence MACLNTLKQEIKTLEAAFPKNHERFQIVNASVDELNCRFVGKNGKKYEIHANITETYPGTPPVWFADCDDTSVTNAVQILSNTTGLDNHVINQVPILVRELCRLHMVQEPSNLDTVRTGMLTPPPDVSMDEDDNDDEDDEDNETEDELHLEMDESEIVSKNKADEMDMEHLATLERLRQNQREDYLKGSVSGSVQATDRLMKELRDIYRSDSFKKGIYSIELVSDSLYEWNIRLKCVDPDSPLHHDLLVLKEKEGKDSILLSMLFKETFPFEPPFVRVVHPIISGGYVLVGGAICMELLTKQGWSGAYTIEAVIMQIAATLVKGKARIQFGTSKVVNQGAYSLARAQQSFKSLVQIHEQKGWYTPPKEDG encoded by the exons ATGGCTTGTCTCAATACTTTGAAGCAAGAAATTAAGACTCTAGAAGCTGCATTccccaaaaatcatgaaagattTCAGATAGTGAACGCGAGTGTAGACGAGTTGAATTGTAGATTCGTGGGCAAAAATGGCAAGAAATACGAGATACACGCCAACATTACT gaaacCTATCCTGGAACACCGCCTGTATGGTTTGCTGATTGTGATGATACCAGTGTAACCAATGCAGTGCAAATTCTTAGCAACACGACTGGTTTGGATAATCAT GTCATAAATCAAGTACCAATTTTAGTGCGAGAATTATGTCGACTCCATATGGTGCAAGAGCCCTCGAATCTGGACACAGTAAGAACAGGAATGCTTACCCCACCCCCGGACGTTTCCATGGACGAAGACGATAACGATGATGAGGATGATGAAGACAATGAAACAGAAGATGAACTCCATTTAGAAATGGACGAGAGCGAAATAGTGTCCAAAAATAAG gctgATGAAATGGACATGGAACATTTAGCCACCCTCGAAAGATTGCGCCAAAATCAGCGAGAGGACTATCTCAAAGGATCTGTGTCAGGATCTGTCCAAGCTACAGATCGTCTTATGAAAGAACTTAGAGACATATATAGATCTGATAGTTTCAAGAAAG GTATATACAGTATAGAACTTGTAAGTGATAGCCTTTATGAGTGGAATATTCGACTGAAGTGTGTTGATCCAGACTCGCCACTCCACCATGACCTATTAGTTCTCAAAGAAAAAGAGGGCAAAGATTCCATCTTATTGAGCATGTTGTTCAAGGAAACTTTCCCCTTTGAGCCTCCCTTTGTTCGAGTGGTCCATCCAATTAtctcaggag GCTACGTATTGGTTGGAGGCGCTATTTGCATGGAATTATTAACAAAGCAGGGCTGGAGTGGTGCATACACAATAGAGGCTGTTATAATGCAGATAGCTGCCACTCTTGTAAAAGGGAAAGCACGAATTCAGTTTGGTACTTCCAAAGTAGTTAATCAg ggtgCGTACAGTTTAGCTAGAGCGCAACAGAGTTTCAAATCTTTAGTTCAAATCCACGAACAGAAAG GTTGGTACACACCTCCCAAAGAAGACGGGTAG